One stretch of Glycine soja cultivar W05 chromosome 7, ASM419377v2, whole genome shotgun sequence DNA includes these proteins:
- the LOC114418248 gene encoding soluble inorganic pyrophosphatase 1 translates to MSDENNEEPCENRPVPRLNERILSSLSRRSVAAHPWHDLEIGPGAPMIFNCVVEITKGSKVKYELDKKTGLIKVDRVLYSSVVYPHNYGFIPRTLCEDNDPIDVLVLMQEPVLPGCFLRARAIGLMPMIDQGEKDDKIIAVCADDPEYKHYTDFKELPPHRLMEIRRFFEDYKKNENKEVAVNDFLPASTAVESIQYSMDLYAEYILHTLRR, encoded by the exons ATGAGTGATGAGAATAATGAAGAACCTTGCGAAAACCGTCCGGTTCCCCGTTTAAATGAAAGGATTCTTTCATCTTTGTCTAGGAGATCAGTTGCTGCTCACCCTTGGCATGATCTTGAAATTG GACCTGGAGCGCCTATGATTTTCAATTGT GTTGTGGAGATCACTAAGGGAAGCAAGGTCAAATACGAACTTGACAAAAAGACTGGATTAATTAAG GTTGATCGGGTTTTGTACTCATCAGTTGTTTATCCTCATAACTATGGTTTCATCCCAAGAACTCTGTGTGAAGACAATGATCCAATTGATGTCTTGGTTCTCATGCAG GAGCCAGTTCTTCCTGGTTGTTTCCTGCGAGCCAGGGCCATTGGATTGATGCCTATGATTGACCAG GGGGAGAAGGATGATAAAATTATTGCAGTATGTGCTGATGATCCAGAATATAAGCACTATACTGACTTCAAAGAACTTCCACCTCATCGCCTCATGGAGATTCGCCGCTTCTTTGAAGATT ACAAGAAGAATGAGAACAAGGAGGTAGCAGTTAATGATTTTCTACCTGCATCCACTGCCGTTGAATCCATCCAGTACTCAAT GGATCTTTATGCGGAGTATATTCTGCATACCTTAAGGCGATAG